In a single window of the Bacillus clarus genome:
- a CDS encoding 4'-phosphopantetheinyl transferase family protein, which produces MVDWKVVDSVPKLNEHNCQIWWARISDLQSWHYSLLNEAEREKANSFHYSADRARFVIGCVISRLVLGEQLTMSPLQVPIDRTCSVCKLPHGRPQLPEGMPQLSVSHSGERIGVAFTLSTPVGIDVEQMTSNIDVITMATGVLTDIEIAQVMKLPSERKREGFLTYWTRKEAILKATGEGLMISPADLTVSSPDDSPNLLIFKDRKEIVKNTVMRDLKPGLGYVASLALLSKEVTEIHQLDAGPLLSLQ; this is translated from the coding sequence ATGGTAGATTGGAAAGTTGTAGATTCAGTACCAAAACTTAATGAGCATAACTGTCAAATTTGGTGGGCGCGAATTTCAGACTTACAATCATGGCATTATAGTTTATTAAACGAAGCAGAGCGTGAGAAGGCAAATTCATTCCATTATTCGGCCGATCGAGCACGATTTGTTATCGGTTGTGTGATTAGTAGATTGGTACTTGGGGAGCAACTTACCATGTCACCACTGCAAGTACCGATAGATCGGACATGTTCAGTTTGTAAACTTCCTCATGGAAGGCCACAATTACCAGAAGGGATGCCTCAGTTATCTGTATCGCACTCAGGAGAACGTATTGGCGTAGCGTTCACATTATCAACACCTGTTGGTATAGACGTTGAGCAAATGACCTCTAATATAGATGTAATAACAATGGCAACAGGGGTATTAACAGATATTGAAATTGCCCAAGTTATGAAGTTACCATCTGAAAGGAAACGTGAAGGGTTTTTAACGTATTGGACTCGGAAGGAAGCGATACTGAAGGCGACAGGAGAGGGGCTTATGATATCTCCGGCAGATCTTACTGTATCTTCTCCTGATGATTCTCCGAATTTACTTATTTTTAAGGATAGAAAAGAAATTGTAAAAAATACAGTGATGAGAGATTTAAAACCAGGCTTGGGATATGTTGCTTCACTTGCTTTGTTAAGTAAAGAGGTGACTGAAATTCATCAGTTAGATGCGGGACCACTTTTATCCCTACAGTAA
- a CDS encoding HU family DNA-binding protein, whose amino-acid sequence MNKTELIKNVAQSADISQKDASAAVQSVFDTITNALQTGDKVQLIGFGTFEVRERSARTGRNPQTGEEIQIAAGKVPAFKAGKELKEAVK is encoded by the coding sequence ATGAACAAAACTGAATTAATTAAAAATGTAGCTCAATCAGCCGATATTTCACAAAAGGACGCTTCTGCAGCTGTTCAATCCGTGTTTGACACAATTACAAATGCTTTACAAACTGGTGATAAAGTACAACTTATTGGATTCGGAACATTCGAAGTACGTGAAAGATCCGCTCGTACAGGACGTAATCCACAAACAGGTGAAGAAATTCAAATCGCTGCAGGGAAAGTACCAGCATTTAAAGCTGGAAAAGAATTAAAAGAAGCTGTAAAGTAA
- a CDS encoding DUF3891 family protein has protein sequence MIFRNKNEEEIILIRQHDHGFLAGEIANYMKEDFFEDSAYLKESTDAIYEHDRGWIGLDKTPIWNDAKNVPYTFMDCPSSLRFVFYKIGLNEIENSNPYGALLCSKHFISFPLNQEDEEMISFYKQELDRQKRILKTLTIKQHEMFDKHYKLLKFCDELSLYACMNKPGVKKKDEIALFKGGFEGTEIFNENTDEPLKAEWIDEQNIRITPFPFKSEFETYVKYKSLNTSLIEEMGIVKADIESEIQKQELYFIK, from the coding sequence ATGATTTTTCGTAATAAGAATGAGGAAGAAATTATATTAATCCGTCAACATGATCATGGATTTTTAGCAGGAGAAATTGCGAACTATATGAAAGAGGATTTTTTTGAAGATAGCGCGTATTTAAAAGAAAGCACAGATGCCATTTATGAGCATGATAGAGGATGGATTGGACTTGATAAAACACCAATTTGGAACGATGCAAAAAATGTACCGTATACGTTTATGGATTGCCCAAGCTCATTAAGATTTGTTTTTTATAAGATAGGTTTGAACGAGATTGAGAATTCGAATCCATACGGTGCATTGCTTTGTAGTAAGCATTTTATATCATTTCCACTGAATCAAGAAGATGAAGAGATGATATCTTTCTATAAGCAAGAATTGGATCGTCAAAAAAGAATTTTGAAAACGTTAACAATAAAGCAACATGAAATGTTTGATAAACATTATAAACTTTTAAAGTTTTGTGATGAGCTATCTTTATATGCATGTATGAATAAACCTGGTGTAAAGAAGAAAGACGAGATTGCTTTATTTAAAGGTGGGTTTGAAGGGACAGAAATTTTTAATGAAAATACTGATGAACCTTTAAAAGCTGAGTGGATAGATGAGCAAAACATTCGAATTACACCGTTTCCGTTTAAATCCGAATTTGAAACATATGTAAAATATAAGTCTCTAAATACAAGCCTGATAGAAGAAATGGGGATTGTGAAAGCCGATATAGAATCGGAAATCCAAAAACAAGAGCTATATTTTATAAAATAA
- a CDS encoding DinB family protein, giving the protein MKDYIIKQFDYHVWANARIFDRLKELPASIYQEEIQSVFLSIKDTLVHIYIVDQVWLHILNGKSMSKAIQGREQLQKQIETKTMDELEILFSDVAKQYKEFLNEQKDVSEVFVIENPYVGKLETSKLELVQHVVNHGTYHRGNITAMIRQLGYTSTMTDFVLYLHSVQKGL; this is encoded by the coding sequence ATGAAAGATTATATTATAAAACAATTTGATTATCATGTATGGGCAAATGCACGCATATTCGATCGCTTAAAAGAGTTACCAGCTTCTATTTATCAAGAAGAGATACAAAGCGTATTTCTGTCTATTAAAGATACTTTAGTGCATATTTATATTGTCGATCAAGTATGGTTACATATTTTGAATGGCAAAAGTATGAGTAAGGCCATTCAAGGTCGAGAACAATTGCAAAAACAAATTGAAACGAAAACAATGGATGAATTAGAAATACTGTTTTCTGATGTAGCAAAACAGTATAAAGAATTTCTAAATGAACAAAAAGATGTAAGTGAGGTATTTGTTATTGAGAATCCATACGTAGGAAAATTAGAAACTTCTAAATTAGAGTTAGTACAGCATGTTGTAAATCATGGTACATACCATAGAGGAAATATAACAGCTATGATACGCCAACTTGGATATACATCTACAATGACTGATTTTGTACTTTATTTGCATTCAGTTCAGAAGGGTTTGTAG
- a CDS encoding S8 family peptidase, translating into MKNKIIVFLSVFSFIFGAFFFDTNTSSAETTSTDYVPNQLIVKFKQNTSLGDVQSFHKSVGTNVLSKDDKLGFEVVQFTKGTVKEKIKSYKNNPDVEYAEPNYYVHAFWTPNDPYFKNQYGLQKIQAPQAWDSQRSDPGVKVAIIDTGVQGSHPDLASKVIYGHDYVDNDSASDDGNGHGTHCAGITGALTNNNVGIAGVAPQTSIYAVRVLDNQGSGTLDAVAQGIREAADSGAKVISLSLGAPNGGTSLQQAVQYAWNKGAVIVAAAGNAGNTKANYPAYYNEVIAVASTDQSDRKSSFSTYGSWVDVAAPGSNIYSTYKGSAYQSLSGTSMATPHVAGVAALLANQGYNNTQIRQIIETTSDKISGTGTYWKNGRVNAYKAVQYAKQLQENKAS; encoded by the coding sequence TTGAAAAACAAAATCATTGTTTTCCTATCTGTTTTTTCATTTATTTTTGGAGCTTTCTTTTTTGACACGAATACTTCAAGTGCTGAAACAACATCTACCGATTACGTTCCTAACCAACTAATCGTTAAGTTCAAACAAAATACATCTTTAGGAGATGTGCAATCATTTCATAAGTCTGTTGGTACAAACGTTTTATCTAAAGATGATAAATTAGGCTTTGAAGTCGTTCAATTTACAAAAGGAACTGTCAAAGAAAAAATAAAAAGTTATAAAAATAATCCTGATGTAGAATACGCAGAACCGAATTATTACGTTCACGCCTTTTGGACTCCCAATGACCCATATTTTAAAAATCAATATGGATTACAAAAAATTCAAGCTCCACAAGCTTGGGATAGTCAACGAAGCGATCCTGGTGTAAAAGTAGCGATTATTGATACAGGTGTCCAGGGCTCACATCCTGATTTAGCTTCTAAAGTTATATACGGACATGATTATGTTGATAATGACAGTGCATCTGATGATGGTAATGGTCACGGTACGCATTGCGCTGGTATTACTGGTGCTCTAACGAATAATAATGTTGGTATTGCTGGTGTTGCTCCTCAAACTTCAATTTATGCCGTTCGTGTATTAGATAATCAAGGTAGCGGTACTCTCGATGCTGTAGCTCAAGGCATTAGAGAAGCTGCTGATTCAGGTGCGAAAGTAATTAGTTTAAGTTTAGGTGCTCCAAATGGTGGTACTTCTTTACAACAAGCTGTTCAATATGCGTGGAATAAAGGGGCTGTTATTGTTGCTGCCGCAGGTAATGCTGGAAACACAAAAGCGAATTATCCAGCTTATTACAATGAGGTAATTGCTGTAGCCTCAACAGATCAATCAGATAGAAAATCTTCATTTTCTACTTATGGTAGCTGGGTAGACGTCGCAGCTCCAGGTTCAAATATATATTCAACCTATAAAGGAAGCGCATATCAATCATTAAGTGGAACATCTATGGCAACCCCTCATGTAGCAGGAGTTGCAGCTCTTCTAGCAAACCAAGGCTATAATAATACTCAAATCCGTCAAATTATCGAAACAACTTCTGACAAAATTAGTGGTACAGGTACGTACTGGAAAAACGGTAGAGTGAATGCATATAAAGCTGTTCAATACGCTAAGCAATTACAAGAAAATAAGGCTTCCTAA
- a CDS encoding alanine/glycine:cation symporter family protein: METVSKVLEQINQYVWGLPTLFLLVGTGIILTVRLKGLQFSKLLYAHKLAFKKSEDTSSSGDISHFQALMTAMAATIGMGNIAGVATAVTIGGPGAIFWMWITALFGMATKYAEAILAVKYRVSNENGEYAGGPMYYLERGLEKKWLAILFAIFGTTASFGIGNMVQSNSVAEAMRINFSFPPSLTGILMSFLIAIVILGGVKKIGKVTGIVVPIKAFFYIIAGLIIIFYHFDQIPEAFSLIFSGAFQGTAAAGGFIGATVASAIQIGMARGVFANEAGLGSAPIAAAAAKTDSPAKQALVSMTGTFLDTFIVCTITGLVLITTGAWKSGKTGVEATTLAFQSVFGTAGSMILGVAIILFAYSTILGWSYYGEKCVAYLFGEGAVRYYKAIFIIMIAIGANLKLGIVWTFADIANGLMAIPNLIGLIGLSGIVVAETNRFLQAEKLKELNKKHVS; encoded by the coding sequence ATGGAGACAGTAAGTAAAGTATTAGAACAAATCAATCAGTATGTGTGGGGGTTACCAACTTTGTTCCTACTCGTTGGAACTGGAATCATTCTCACAGTGCGCCTAAAAGGTTTACAGTTTAGTAAACTATTATACGCTCACAAACTAGCTTTTAAAAAATCAGAAGATACATCTTCTTCTGGGGATATTAGCCACTTCCAAGCACTCATGACAGCTATGGCTGCGACGATTGGTATGGGAAATATAGCCGGTGTCGCAACCGCTGTTACAATTGGTGGTCCCGGTGCAATATTTTGGATGTGGATTACCGCCCTGTTCGGTATGGCAACAAAATATGCCGAAGCAATTCTTGCGGTGAAATACCGTGTTAGCAATGAAAACGGAGAATACGCTGGTGGACCAATGTATTATTTAGAACGTGGTCTAGAGAAAAAATGGCTCGCTATTTTATTCGCTATTTTTGGTACAACTGCTTCTTTCGGTATCGGAAATATGGTGCAATCTAATTCAGTTGCGGAGGCAATGAGAATTAACTTTTCTTTCCCCCCTTCTTTAACTGGTATATTAATGTCATTTTTAATCGCTATTGTTATTTTAGGCGGTGTGAAAAAAATCGGGAAAGTTACTGGAATTGTCGTTCCTATTAAAGCTTTCTTTTATATAATTGCTGGTCTTATTATTATTTTCTATCACTTTGATCAAATTCCAGAAGCATTTTCACTTATTTTTTCTGGCGCATTTCAAGGTACTGCAGCTGCTGGTGGTTTTATTGGTGCAACAGTTGCTTCTGCTATTCAAATCGGAATGGCCCGAGGCGTATTCGCTAACGAAGCTGGTTTAGGAAGCGCCCCAATCGCTGCTGCTGCTGCAAAAACAGATTCACCTGCAAAACAAGCACTCGTATCGATGACAGGTACTTTCCTAGATACATTTATTGTATGTACAATTACCGGTCTTGTATTAATTACGACAGGAGCATGGAAATCTGGTAAAACTGGTGTTGAAGCTACAACACTTGCATTCCAATCCGTATTTGGTACTGCTGGTAGTATGATTCTTGGTGTTGCAATCATATTATTCGCCTACTCTACTATTTTAGGATGGTCTTATTACGGTGAGAAATGTGTAGCATATTTATTTGGAGAAGGTGCCGTACGATATTATAAAGCGATTTTTATCATAATGATTGCTATTGGTGCTAATTTAAAACTAGGTATTGTATGGACATTTGCTGATATCGCAAACGGACTTATGGCGATTCCAAATTTAATTGGTCTTATTGGGTTAAGTGGTATAGTCGTAGCTGAAACAAATCGCTTTTTACAGGCAGAGAAATTGAAAGAATTAAATAAAAAACATGTAAGTTAA
- a CDS encoding PhzF family phenazine biosynthesis protein, whose protein sequence is MQLTAKEINFAETTFILSGKQRNSGYDVRIFTPNEEIPYAGHSALGTAFVLRKEILQDNAMENVILHFLGGSVEVNFHDEKSLLWMKQNEPKFGVKIDRYVMADILNVDVSQIDCQYPIQEVSTGLPVILVPLKSLVVAKEVQINKEKYFDLIEKITAKGIMVFTSETYEEVNDLNVRDFAEYYGIPEDAATGSSNGCLAEYLVKYRYFGIDKINMRVEQGYEIKRPSLLYKHAEEVGDKIDVFCKRKSGKYCEREMDRIIRGNENVIKNNIL, encoded by the coding sequence ATGCAATTAACAGCAAAAGAAATCAATTTTGCAGAGACCACTTTTATTTTGTCAGGGAAACAAAGAAATAGTGGGTATGATGTCCGTATTTTTACACCAAATGAGGAGATTCCTTATGCCGGACACTCAGCGTTAGGAACAGCATTTGTGTTACGAAAAGAAATTCTTCAAGATAATGCAATGGAAAATGTTATATTACATTTTCTGGGTGGATCCGTCGAAGTGAATTTTCATGATGAAAAAAGTTTGTTATGGATGAAGCAAAATGAACCTAAGTTTGGAGTGAAAATAGATAGATATGTGATGGCAGACATATTAAATGTTGATGTTTCCCAAATAGACTGTCAGTATCCAATTCAAGAAGTATCAACGGGATTGCCTGTCATTCTCGTACCGTTGAAATCGTTAGTCGTGGCAAAGGAGGTACAAATAAATAAAGAGAAATATTTTGACCTAATTGAGAAGATAACGGCGAAAGGAATAATGGTATTTACTTCTGAAACGTATGAGGAAGTAAATGATCTTAATGTCCGTGATTTTGCAGAGTACTATGGTATTCCTGAAGATGCAGCAACAGGTAGTTCAAATGGGTGTTTAGCAGAGTATCTTGTAAAGTATCGTTACTTTGGAATAGATAAAATAAATATGCGTGTTGAACAAGGGTATGAGATAAAACGGCCATCGTTATTATATAAACACGCAGAAGAAGTAGGTGATAAAATTGATGTTTTTTGTAAGCGGAAAAGTGGAAAGTATTGCGAGAGGGAAATGGATCGTATCATAAGGGGGAATGAAAATGTTATTAAAAACAATATTTTGTAA
- a CDS encoding DUF4937 domain-containing protein codes for MLLKTIFCKVEKEKRDLFSNAQEKWCDLRHLEGFHGQFGGWDEDEACVFSVWESMHTYQAFMNGVHDTIFLNSNQEDTYVSCEIEKFQTLYDITSISFMDAVAKGSFVRITICDVKNGNEQHFLHVQETIWNKGMENVEGMLGGVVGRSITNSNRYIVLSYWQGKMAHQRYVKEIFPALYKLANVKEYVENINGKQVICNEEWSIVGLK; via the coding sequence ATGTTATTAAAAACAATATTTTGTAAGGTGGAAAAAGAGAAAAGGGATTTGTTTTCAAATGCCCAAGAAAAATGGTGTGATTTGAGGCATTTAGAGGGGTTTCATGGGCAATTTGGAGGCTGGGATGAAGATGAAGCTTGTGTATTTTCTGTTTGGGAAAGTATGCATACGTATCAGGCATTCATGAATGGAGTACACGATACTATTTTTTTAAATAGTAATCAAGAGGATACATATGTTTCTTGTGAAATAGAGAAATTTCAAACGTTATATGACATAACAAGTATTTCTTTTATGGATGCAGTTGCTAAAGGTTCATTTGTAAGAATCACAATTTGTGATGTGAAGAATGGAAATGAGCAACATTTTTTACATGTACAAGAAACGATTTGGAATAAAGGGATGGAAAATGTAGAAGGAATGTTAGGTGGCGTTGTAGGAAGATCGATTACAAACTCAAATCGTTACATAGTTCTATCTTATTGGCAAGGTAAAATGGCACATCAACGTTATGTAAAAGAAATTTTCCCGGCGTTATATAAGTTAGCTAATGTAAAAGAATATGTTGAAAATATAAATGGAAAGCAAGTTATATGCAATGAAGAATGGTCTATTGTAGGTTTGAAATAA
- a CDS encoding VOC family protein has translation MSKVLRFELQVPNPEEAIKFYTNSFGWKFEKMPGPQDYWFIITGENDRAGIDGGLMKSPDGVTRTTNSIEVPSIDEYIKKVTENGGQVVVSKTAVPNMGYFAYCLDNQGLLFGISEANTEA, from the coding sequence ATGAGTAAAGTTTTAAGATTTGAATTGCAAGTTCCAAATCCTGAAGAAGCAATTAAATTTTATACAAATAGTTTTGGTTGGAAGTTTGAAAAGATGCCTGGACCGCAAGATTATTGGTTTATTATTACGGGCGAGAATGATAGAGCTGGTATCGATGGTGGATTAATGAAGTCCCCTGATGGTGTTACCAGAACAACTAATTCAATTGAAGTACCTTCAATTGATGAATACATAAAAAAAGTTACTGAAAATGGTGGACAAGTAGTTGTATCTAAAACTGCTGTTCCTAATATGGGATACTTTGCTTATTGTTTAGATAATCAAGGACTTCTTTTTGGAATATCTGAAGCTAATACTGAAGCGTGA